One region of Acropora muricata isolate sample 2 chromosome 13, ASM3666990v1, whole genome shotgun sequence genomic DNA includes:
- the LOC136895930 gene encoding VWFA and cache domain-containing protein 1-like has translation MASLIVASKNISLTLLGIVFYSVIFLQVNASELDPSLISRELRFFANDALGVDKLQEQFNELLYNEERIDGTKRTKELAVEMSDKFKRRFNVARRLKKVVEDYYSIAPITRTAQQCCEVNKSTLIYKERFRSKVDLGNICLLISGKAPPNPIHLDSDAILKEAISILHDDPVIKWQYFASQEGVYTSFPAYDDTNPCGRYDPRVRPFYLETATPEAKDIVLMIDTSHSMIGDKMKTAQEAARTVLSITNPRDQIGVVSFNDEASTYSGNDVNSCYSQRLALAVPINKRALSEYVDDLIGTGTSKYKIAFEKACELFKATVSEKDSKTKKKVILFLTDGDPSDANISLIFKTIRDCNTELKNSIIIFTYGIGNAVNQEILKDIANLNTAKYGYPANRTVGDITPGNFTYIENANDDTLITKMAAYYNFLPPVRLDKPIVSIPYLDAFGSGLLMSTTLPCYDSQNKFIGVAGTDINVFEDLVNDITFFNQDQNTYAFMISNSGRTLIHPRLPIPNEPYADPIFLDIRTLETDAEFLEVFNSMISGGSGSKTFNATRYLMRGGDMLKGVTVKKLPTTYYWYPVEGTEFSIAAAIPVGYQREVLSALPTPKDNYSFHYHRIDLISPTTPCWYFQQEAIKETTVVKFAPGAFVDPYSYIGLKETKIDVRILDDYMRGKREQHPKLKPGIRDTVIATWKAENLWLRNKTELTQYLAWRFIGTSNGVFRQTPGSALPNRYDPRDRPWYYSALSHSGLIVLTTPYLDVGGAGEVITLARTLYRQESTENVLGVVGADFTLRYFHKLLAKVYSSCDDTRKYACFVMDNAGFLVLHDTFMDPSATEQDIEDVHITQKEKHIAEDLISKGFLVKKECRNVETIKKQSFYEVNLPQNGVDELTGNSRCKYKLAPISGTNVFLGVIKRDSYCAVEECFCAKDKECSPSNVTCECPCTSPLEFDYCRSLFPQSSVPQCRPVSPGPAGPVKTVNNTACLQKCFDSRCPERNSSKLCDAVVDCYWCLKNKDNLLLDNPYCASSERCFRGKELPITAREIECTPPEKAKGLSPGEIAGIVVGSAIFLLSVIISVIYGLRRYRNFAGPPVKNDGASGASIPDVLVRSIHNDGFVTYDEIVDKDAGEEGLPSYNEVAQSNSDHPPAYVGIRAGVRNANLSGEKQPPPVPPGRRPTAFHGARQRSKTESYVEEIPLSTMPHGFSRAGTSNPTSVNSEHLPGAYVNSNDINAGLSQLRNQNTPKQPVRKLSAPSRMDTRKYFPRDQPPPLVPRERGSFRDGNKSTDTRPGESAPVYSNFDGNQFPPVIQEAEEGNTSDNDETDAHGYVTVVESAKEQK, from the exons ATGGCTTCGCTCATTGTAGCCTCCAAAAACATATCTTTGACTTTGTTGGGGATCGTATTTTACTCAGTTATCTTTTTACAAGTTAACGCAAGTGAGTTGGATCCAAGCTTAATATCTCGAGAGTTGCGATTCTTTGCCAATGATGCGCTTGGTGTGGATAAACTTCAA GAACAATTTAATGAACTTCTCTACAATGAAGAAAGAATCGATGGAACAAAGCGTACCAAAGAACTAGCTGTGGAAATGAGTGACAAGTTTAAGAGACGGTTTAATGTAGCCAGAAGATTAAAAAAAGTAGTCGAGGATTACTATAGCATAGCACCCATAACAAGAACAGCTCAGCAATGCTGCGAGGTCAACAAATCAACTTTGATCTACAAGGAGCGATTTCGCTCAAAAGTAGACCTTGGTAACATCTGTTTGTTAATCTCTGGCAAAGCTCCACCAAATCCTATACACTTAGATTCAGATGCGATTTTAAAAGAAGCGATAAGCATCTTACATGATGATCCTGTCATCAAATGGCAGTATTTTGCGTCACAAGAAGGTGTTTACACTAGCTTTCCAGCCTACGATGATACAAATCCCTGCGGACGCTACGATCCACGTGTGAGACCTTTTTATTTGGAAACCGCAACACCAGAAGCGAAAGATATTGTATTGATGATTGATACAAGTCATTCCATGATAGGCGACAAGATGAAAACCGCTCAAGAGGCCGCTAGAACAGTGTTAAGTATCACGAATCCAAGAGATCAG ATTGGTGTAGTGTCGTTTAACGATGAGGCCTCAACATACAGTGGAAACGATGTGAACTCGTGTTACAGTCAGCGGCTGGCACTAGCAGTCCCAATAAACAAAAGGGCTTTGAGCGAGTATGTCGATGACCTCATAGGGACTG GTACGTCCAAATATAAAATTGCTTTTGAAAAAGCGTGTGAATTGTTCAAGGCCACTGTCTCTGAAAAGGATAGCAAGaccaagaaaaaggtgataTTATTTCTGACTGACGGTGATCCATCAGATGCAAACATATCACTGATTTTCAAGACCATTCGCGACTGTAATACAGAGCTTAAAAACTCAATCATCATTTTCACGTATGGAATCGGTAACGCAGTGAACCAAGAAATCCTCAAAGATATTGCCAACCTGAATACTGCGAAGTATGGATATCCTGCGAATAGGACTGTTGGAGACATTACG CCAGGAAATTTCACATACATAGAGAACGCTAACGATGACACTCTTATCACCAAAATGGCAGCGTACTACAACTTTCTTCCACCCGTGAGGCTTGATAAACCCATAGTTTCTATCCCGTATTTGGATGCATTCGGATCAG GACTCCTAATGTCAACGACTCTCCCGTGTTACGACAGCCAAAATAAATTTATCGGCGTAGCAGGTACTGATATCAACGTGTTTGAAGACCTCGTGAACGACATCACCTTCTTTAACCAAGATCAGAATACTTACGCTTTCATGATTAGCAACTCTGGAAGAACCTTGATACACCCACGGCTTCCAATCCCAAACGAACCTTACGCGGATCCCATATTCTTGGATATCAGAACCCTGGAAACAGACGCGGAATTTCTAGAGGTGTTTAACTCGATGATCAG CGGCGGCTCTGGCTCGAAAACCTTCAATGCTACAAGATACTTAATGCGTGGAGGCGACATGTTGAAAGGAGTCACTGTGAAGAAACTACCGACAACATATTATTGGTATCCTGTTGAAGGTACTGAGTTTTCCATCGCTGCGGCTATACCTGTTGGATATCAAAGGGAAGTCTTAAGCGCTTTACCAACCCCCAAAG ATAATTATTCCTTTCATTATCACCGGATAGACTTGATTTCACCCACCACACCCTGCTGGTATTTCCAGCAGGAGGCCATCAAAG AGACAACGGTGGTGAAATTTGCCCCAGGGGCATTCGTGGACCCATATTCGTACATAGGATTAAAAGAGACGAAGATTGACGTTCGGATCCTAGACGACTACATGCGCGGGAAAAGGGAACAGCACCCCAAGCTAAAACCAGGAATCCGCGATACGGTTATCGCTACATGGAAAGCAGAGAATCTATGGCTGCGTAACAAAACAGAACTCACGCAATATCTGGCTTGGAGGTTCATAGGGACTTCTAATGGAGTATTCAGACAGACTCCGGGAAGTGCGCTCCCTAACCGGTATGACCCGAGGGACAGACCATG GTATTACTCAGCTTTGAGTCATTCCGGTCTTATAGTCCTCACAACACCATATTTAGACGTTGGCGGAGCTGGTGAAGTCATAACCTTGGCTCGCACATTATATCGCCAAGAATCAACAGAGAACGTGCTCGGAGTGGTGGGCGCTGACTTCACCCTTAGATATTTTCACAA GTTGCTCGCCAAGGTTTATTCGTCATGTGACGACACCCGCAAATACGCATGCTTCGTAATGGATAACGCTGGATTCTTGGTACTACACGACACCTTCATGGATCCATCGGCAACTGAACAGGATATTGAGGACGTGCACATCACGCAGAAGGAAAAGCACATAGCAGAAGACCTTATAAGCAAGGGTTTCTTAGTCAAGAAGGAATGCCGCAACGTAGAAACTATCAAAAAGCAGAGTTTTTATGAAGTCAATCTTCCCCAGAATGGAGTAGACGAGCTGACAGGGAACTCTCGTTGCAAATATAAACTTGCACCAATAAGCGGAACAAACGTATTTTTAG GGGTTATCAAACGTGATTCCTACTGTGCAGTAGAGGAATGTTTCTGTGCCAAAGACAAAGAATGTTCTCCCTCCAACGTGACTTGTGAATGTCCATGCACGTCCCCTTTGGAGTTCGACTATTGCCGCAGTTTGTTTCCACAAAGCAG tgtTCCTCAGTGTCGACCTGTTTCTCCGGGACCTGCAGGGCCGGTCAAGACCGTGAACAACACAGCCTGTCTACAAAAATGCTTCGACTCACGTTGTCCAGAGAGAAACAGTTCAAAACTGTGCGACGCTGTTGTTGACTGCTATTGGTGTCTCAAAAATAAGGATAATCTTCTACTAGATAATCCTTACTGCGCAAGCTCTGAGCGCTGCTTTAGAGGAAAAGAATTGCCCATCACTG CTCGTGAAATAGAATGCACACCGCCCGAGAAAGCCAAGGGTTTATCACCGGGAGAGATAGCTGGAATAGTGGTTGGAAGCGCTATTTTTCTCTTGTCGGTCATCATTTCAGTGATATAT gGTTTGCGACGTTATCGAAACTTCGCTGGCCCACCCGTCAAAAATGACGGGGCGTCAGGAGCTTCAATTCCCGATGTATTGGTCCGTTCAATTCACAACGACGGATTTGTGACGTATGATGAAATAGTCGATAAAGATGCGGGTGAGGAGGGGCTACCATCTTACAACGAGGTAGCACAGAGCAATTCAGACCACCCACCGGCCTATGTGGGAATCAGGGCTGGTGTGCGCAATGCTAACTTGAGTGGAGAAAAGCAACCACCACCTGTCCCACCGGGCAGAAGGCCTACCGCCTTCCATGGCGCTAGACAAAGAAGTAAAACCGAGTCATACGTTGAAGAGATTCCCTTGTCAACAATGCCTCACGGGTTTTCACGCGCGGGAACATCGAACCCCACCAGTGTCAACTCAGAACACCTTCCCGGTGCGTATGTTAATAGCAATGACATCAATGCAGGGCTGTCTCAACTGCGAAACCAAAATACCCCGAAGCAACCTGTGAGAAAACTATCCGCTCCTTCAAGAATGGACACCAGAAAATATTTTCCACGGGATCAACCTCCTCCACTAGTTCCGAGGGAAAGGGGTTCTTTTCGGGACGGTAATAAATCAACAGACACCCGCCCCGGGGAAAGTGCACCTGTTTACAGCAACTTTGATGGCAACCAGTTTCCACCAGTTATACAGGAAGCAGAAGAGGGAAATACAAGTGACAATGACGAAACCGATGCACATGGCTATGTTACAGTTGTGGAATCAGcgaaagaacaaaaataa